The following coding sequences lie in one Arachis ipaensis cultivar K30076 chromosome B05, Araip1.1, whole genome shotgun sequence genomic window:
- the LOC107644442 gene encoding protein IQ-DOMAIN 14 isoform X1, with protein MGRATRWLKNLFGIRRDKEQQHKQENSNYGDPRSMKFSSSSSTTSAAQRNSSNSRVLCHNPATIPPNISPAEAAWLQSFYNETEKEQNKHAIAVAAATAAAADAAVAAAQAAVAVVRLTSHGRGTMLGAGHEICAATKIQTVFRGYLARKALRALKGLVKLQALVRGYLVRKQATATLHGMQALIRAQATVRSQKKSQAFMAGKNDSYRSQIRARRSMERFDDTRSEYTAPTHSRRLSSSFDATINNNNSFDGSPKIVEVDTGIRPKSRSRRTNTSMSDFGDDPSFQTISSPLPIPCRTPGRLSIPDHSDWGLTGEECRFSTAQSTPRFATSTCSCGSVAAMTPKSVCNESFFYGNYPNYMVSTQSFKAKLRSHSAPKQRPEPGGARKRLTLNEMMESRNSLSGVKMQRSCSQIQEAINFKNAVMGRLHTRDADRNHFQKRRW; from the exons ATGGGGAGAGCCACAAGGTGGTTGAAGAACTTGTTTGGGATAAGAAGAGACAAAGAACAACAACACAAACAAGAAAACTCAAACTATGGAGACCCCAGAAGCATGAaattctcttcatcttcttctactacttctgcTGCTCAAAGAAATTCAAGTAATTCTAGAGTTCTGTGTCACAATCCAGCTACCATTCCACCAAACATTTCTCCAGCTGAAGCAGCTTGGTTGCAATCTTTCTACAATGAGACAGAGAAGGAGCAGAACAAGCATGCCATTGCTGTTGCTGCTGCTACTGCAGCTGCAGCTGATGCTGCTGTGGCAGCAGCACAGGCTGCAGTTGCAGTGGTTAGGCTCACCAGCCATGGAAGAGGTACCATGCTTGGTGCTGGACATGAGATTTGTGCTGCCACCAAGATTCAGACAGTGTTTAGAGGCTACTTG GCAAGGAAAGCACTGAGAGCCTTAAAGGGATTGGTTAAGTTACAGGCACTTGTCAGAGGGTATTTAGTGAGGAAGCAAGCAACAGCAACACTGCATGGAATGCAGGCACTTATCAGAGCTCAAGCCACAGTGAGGTCTCAGAAAAAATCTCAAGCATTCATGGCCGGAAAGAATGATTCATATAGGTCTCAAATCCGTGCACGAAGATCCATG GAGAGATTTGATGACACTAGGAGTGAGTACACAGCTCCAACTCATAGTAGAAGGTTATCATCTTCATTTGATGCcacaattaacaacaataacaGTTTTGATGGTAGCCCCAAAATTGTGGAAGTGGACACTGGTATTAGGCCTAAGTCAAGGTCCCGGAGAACCAACACATCAATGTCGGATTTTGGTGACGACCCTTCGTTCCAAACAATTTCCTCTCCCCTTCCAATCCCATGTCGGACACCAGGGCGCTTGTCCATACCGGATCATTCGGATTGGGGGCTGACAGGGGAAGAGTGCAGATTCTCAACTGCACAAAGCACTCCAAGGTTTGCAACAAGCACTTGTAGTTGTGGATCAGTTGCAGCCATGACACCAAAGAGTGTGTGCAATGAGAGCTTTTTCTATGGGAATTATCCGAATTACATGGTGAGCACGCAGTCTTTCAAGGCAAAGTTGAGGTCTCATAGTGCTCCAAAGCAAAGGCCAGAGCCAGGGGGTGCAAGGAAGAGGCTTACCCTGAATGAGATGATGGAATCTAGGAACAGTTTGAGTGGGGTTAAGATGCAGAGGTCATGCTCACAGATTCAAGAAGCCATTAACTTCAAGAATGCTGTGATGGGTAGGCTTCACACTAGGGACGCAGACAGAAACCACTTCCAAAAGAGGAGGTGGTAA
- the LOC107644442 gene encoding protein IQ-DOMAIN 14 isoform X2, translated as MGRATRWLKNLFGIRRDKEQQHKQENSNYGDPRSMKFSSSSSTTSAAQRNSSNSRVLCHNPATIPPNISPAEAAWLQSFYNETEKEQNKHAIAVAAAQAAVAVVRLTSHGRGTMLGAGHEICAATKIQTVFRGYLARKALRALKGLVKLQALVRGYLVRKQATATLHGMQALIRAQATVRSQKKSQAFMAGKNDSYRSQIRARRSMERFDDTRSEYTAPTHSRRLSSSFDATINNNNSFDGSPKIVEVDTGIRPKSRSRRTNTSMSDFGDDPSFQTISSPLPIPCRTPGRLSIPDHSDWGLTGEECRFSTAQSTPRFATSTCSCGSVAAMTPKSVCNESFFYGNYPNYMVSTQSFKAKLRSHSAPKQRPEPGGARKRLTLNEMMESRNSLSGVKMQRSCSQIQEAINFKNAVMGRLHTRDADRNHFQKRRW; from the exons ATGGGGAGAGCCACAAGGTGGTTGAAGAACTTGTTTGGGATAAGAAGAGACAAAGAACAACAACACAAACAAGAAAACTCAAACTATGGAGACCCCAGAAGCATGAaattctcttcatcttcttctactacttctgcTGCTCAAAGAAATTCAAGTAATTCTAGAGTTCTGTGTCACAATCCAGCTACCATTCCACCAAACATTTCTCCAGCTGAAGCAGCTTGGTTGCAATCTTTCTACAATGAGACAGAGAAGGAGCAGAACAAGCATGCCAT TGCTGTGGCAGCAGCACAGGCTGCAGTTGCAGTGGTTAGGCTCACCAGCCATGGAAGAGGTACCATGCTTGGTGCTGGACATGAGATTTGTGCTGCCACCAAGATTCAGACAGTGTTTAGAGGCTACTTG GCAAGGAAAGCACTGAGAGCCTTAAAGGGATTGGTTAAGTTACAGGCACTTGTCAGAGGGTATTTAGTGAGGAAGCAAGCAACAGCAACACTGCATGGAATGCAGGCACTTATCAGAGCTCAAGCCACAGTGAGGTCTCAGAAAAAATCTCAAGCATTCATGGCCGGAAAGAATGATTCATATAGGTCTCAAATCCGTGCACGAAGATCCATG GAGAGATTTGATGACACTAGGAGTGAGTACACAGCTCCAACTCATAGTAGAAGGTTATCATCTTCATTTGATGCcacaattaacaacaataacaGTTTTGATGGTAGCCCCAAAATTGTGGAAGTGGACACTGGTATTAGGCCTAAGTCAAGGTCCCGGAGAACCAACACATCAATGTCGGATTTTGGTGACGACCCTTCGTTCCAAACAATTTCCTCTCCCCTTCCAATCCCATGTCGGACACCAGGGCGCTTGTCCATACCGGATCATTCGGATTGGGGGCTGACAGGGGAAGAGTGCAGATTCTCAACTGCACAAAGCACTCCAAGGTTTGCAACAAGCACTTGTAGTTGTGGATCAGTTGCAGCCATGACACCAAAGAGTGTGTGCAATGAGAGCTTTTTCTATGGGAATTATCCGAATTACATGGTGAGCACGCAGTCTTTCAAGGCAAAGTTGAGGTCTCATAGTGCTCCAAAGCAAAGGCCAGAGCCAGGGGGTGCAAGGAAGAGGCTTACCCTGAATGAGATGATGGAATCTAGGAACAGTTTGAGTGGGGTTAAGATGCAGAGGTCATGCTCACAGATTCAAGAAGCCATTAACTTCAAGAATGCTGTGATGGGTAGGCTTCACACTAGGGACGCAGACAGAAACCACTTCCAAAAGAGGAGGTGGTAA
- the LOC107644442 gene encoding protein IQ-DOMAIN 14 isoform X3, with protein MKFSSSSSTTSAAQRNSSNSRVLCHNPATIPPNISPAEAAWLQSFYNETEKEQNKHAIAVAAATAAAADAAVAAAQAAVAVVRLTSHGRGTMLGAGHEICAATKIQTVFRGYLARKALRALKGLVKLQALVRGYLVRKQATATLHGMQALIRAQATVRSQKKSQAFMAGKNDSYRSQIRARRSMERFDDTRSEYTAPTHSRRLSSSFDATINNNNSFDGSPKIVEVDTGIRPKSRSRRTNTSMSDFGDDPSFQTISSPLPIPCRTPGRLSIPDHSDWGLTGEECRFSTAQSTPRFATSTCSCGSVAAMTPKSVCNESFFYGNYPNYMVSTQSFKAKLRSHSAPKQRPEPGGARKRLTLNEMMESRNSLSGVKMQRSCSQIQEAINFKNAVMGRLHTRDADRNHFQKRRW; from the exons ATGAaattctcttcatcttcttctactacttctgcTGCTCAAAGAAATTCAAGTAATTCTAGAGTTCTGTGTCACAATCCAGCTACCATTCCACCAAACATTTCTCCAGCTGAAGCAGCTTGGTTGCAATCTTTCTACAATGAGACAGAGAAGGAGCAGAACAAGCATGCCATTGCTGTTGCTGCTGCTACTGCAGCTGCAGCTGATGCTGCTGTGGCAGCAGCACAGGCTGCAGTTGCAGTGGTTAGGCTCACCAGCCATGGAAGAGGTACCATGCTTGGTGCTGGACATGAGATTTGTGCTGCCACCAAGATTCAGACAGTGTTTAGAGGCTACTTG GCAAGGAAAGCACTGAGAGCCTTAAAGGGATTGGTTAAGTTACAGGCACTTGTCAGAGGGTATTTAGTGAGGAAGCAAGCAACAGCAACACTGCATGGAATGCAGGCACTTATCAGAGCTCAAGCCACAGTGAGGTCTCAGAAAAAATCTCAAGCATTCATGGCCGGAAAGAATGATTCATATAGGTCTCAAATCCGTGCACGAAGATCCATG GAGAGATTTGATGACACTAGGAGTGAGTACACAGCTCCAACTCATAGTAGAAGGTTATCATCTTCATTTGATGCcacaattaacaacaataacaGTTTTGATGGTAGCCCCAAAATTGTGGAAGTGGACACTGGTATTAGGCCTAAGTCAAGGTCCCGGAGAACCAACACATCAATGTCGGATTTTGGTGACGACCCTTCGTTCCAAACAATTTCCTCTCCCCTTCCAATCCCATGTCGGACACCAGGGCGCTTGTCCATACCGGATCATTCGGATTGGGGGCTGACAGGGGAAGAGTGCAGATTCTCAACTGCACAAAGCACTCCAAGGTTTGCAACAAGCACTTGTAGTTGTGGATCAGTTGCAGCCATGACACCAAAGAGTGTGTGCAATGAGAGCTTTTTCTATGGGAATTATCCGAATTACATGGTGAGCACGCAGTCTTTCAAGGCAAAGTTGAGGTCTCATAGTGCTCCAAAGCAAAGGCCAGAGCCAGGGGGTGCAAGGAAGAGGCTTACCCTGAATGAGATGATGGAATCTAGGAACAGTTTGAGTGGGGTTAAGATGCAGAGGTCATGCTCACAGATTCAAGAAGCCATTAACTTCAAGAATGCTGTGATGGGTAGGCTTCACACTAGGGACGCAGACAGAAACCACTTCCAAAAGAGGAGGTGGTAA
- the LOC107641306 gene encoding pentatricopeptide repeat-containing protein At3g56030-like has translation MVGGKQGNFSGDFHALHDALNKRIQDNCFNTKSTFDFVTDETFSSSLLNHLLQTLSTFNRGITRKNAFDFLITHLCKLKCIDDALHIIEYMARTDARGCRPSTTTFYPVLNILSRQKVINHARRVVDFMSMLGVNLDLTGHNYFLVAHCYAGDMVAAAGVLKKMEEDGIGLYSTHMFVIRGLLQMLLSAFWGIRCRFDD, from the exons atgGTGGGTGGGAAACAGGGGA acTTCTCCGGCGACTTTCATGCTCTCCACGATGCCCTCAACAAGCGCATCCAAGACAATTGCTTCAACACGAAGTCCACCTTCGACTTTGTCACCGACGAAACCTTCTCCTCTTCCCTCCTCAACCACCTCCTTCAAACCCTATCCACCTTCAACCGCGGCATCACTCGCAAGAACGCGTTCGATTTCCTCATCACGCACCTCTGCAAGCTCAAGTGCATCGATGACGCGCTCCACATCATCGAATATATGGCACGTACCGACGCCAGAGGCTGCCGCCCCAGTACGACCACCTTCTATCCCGTCCTGAACATCCTATCGCGCCAGAAAGTCATAAACCACGCGCGGCGCGTGGTGGATTTCATGTCCATGCTTGGCGTGAATCTGGATCTGACGGGACACAACTACTTTCTCGTTGCACACTGCTACGCTGGAGACATGGTTGCCGCTGCCGGAGTTTTGAAGAAGATGGAGGAAGATGGGATTGGTTTGTATTCAACACACATGTTTGTAATTAGGGGTTTGTTGCAGATGTTGCTCTCTGCGTTTTGGGGTATTAGGTGCCGTTTTGATGATTAA